From Camelina sativa cultivar DH55 chromosome 20, Cs, whole genome shotgun sequence, the proteins below share one genomic window:
- the LOC104771006 gene encoding squamosa promoter-binding-like protein 18 yields the protein MAITSSRTTTRSNGPALRSKSPSGRFCGVYSNGSSGFASSTSSSFSSPSTAFFSSHNHHNNHNHHRSASPTRVNLFASAPMTQSFRYSIDNSRSISPNRSIAVSSNKPTNHHHHHKIPDSRRRCMCSPTTHPGSFRCSLHKNVANPHGQGAAAYPTNSLNMRRSAMTNSLVRIGGVEGEWVRRALTTLIRPSSHQLKRRAAYEPRRSRLASMSKAEEAH from the coding sequence ATGGCGATTACATCTTCTAGAACCACCACCAGATCAAACGGACCTGCGCTCCGATCCAAATCACCGTCGGGACGATTCTGCGGCGTTTACTCAAACGGTTCTTCAGGCTTCGCTTCATCCACAAGCTCGAGTTTCTCGTCTCCGTCAACAGCGTTTTTCAGCAGCCACAATCATCACAACAACCATAACCACCACAGATCTGCTTCTCCGACGCGTGTGAATCTCTTCGCATCAGCTCCGATGACGCAATCGTTTCGTTACTCGATCGACAACAGCAGATCTATATCTCCGAATCGATCTATCGCCGTGTCTTCTAACAAGCCTAccaatcaccatcatcatcataagaTTCCGGATTCGAGGAGGAGATGTATGTGTTCTCCGACTACGCATCCTGGTTCGTTCCGGTGTAGTCTACACAAGAACGTAGCGAATCCGCACGGTCAAGGCGCAGCGGCGTATCCTACGAATAGTTTGAATATGCGTAGATCTGCTATGACGAATTCGCTGGTGAGAATTGGTGGCGTTGAAGGTGAATGGGTGAGGAGAGCTTTGACTACGTTGATTAGACCGTCGTCTCATCAGCTCAAGAGACGAGCTGCGTATGAGCCTCGTCGTAGCAGACTCGCCTCTATGTCGAAAGCAGAAGAAGctcattaa